From a region of the Oryza sativa Japonica Group chromosome 6, ASM3414082v1 genome:
- the LOC107276262 gene encoding protein DETOXIFICATION 51 yields MCTTTSAPSVPEVATPADGGGHHVYVSLPQCTDGGDVEGGHCRPVVHQVKCRGGDDDGGGGGRGGGVVMPAAGETVREAAALCRLACPIALTALMLYSRSALSMLFLGSLGDLPLAAGSLAVAFANITGYSVLSGLSLGMDPLCSQAFGARQPRLLGLTLYRSVLFLLCCSLPLSALWLNMAKILLFLGQDRDITAMAQDYLLFSLPDLFSFSLIHPLRVYLRSQGITQPLAVAAAAAVVFHVPANYVLVGRLRLGAPGVAAAASASNFVLLAVLLAYVARRDEALREAGGPTAEWLAGWGPLARLAAPSCVSVCLEWWWYEVMILLCGLLPEPRPAVASMGVLMQTTALVYVFPSSLGFGVSTRVGNELGANRPGRARAAAHVAVAGAAAMGLAAMAFATGMRHAWGRLFTADADILRLTAAALPVVGLCELGNCPQTVGCGVLRGTARPARAAHVNLGAFYLVGMPVAVVLAFGLGVGFVGLWVGLLAAQVCCAGLMLCVVGSTDWEAQARRAQALTSSAAVSGKADAAEGGGRWPEKGEHQEWEKRRHVALISSEEADPETAEVL; encoded by the coding sequence ATGTGCACTACCACATCTGCACCGTCCGTGCCGGAGGTGGCGACTCCGGCAGACGGCGGTGGTCACCACGTCTACGTGTCGCTGCCTCAGTGCACGGACGGCGGTGATGTGGAAGGCGGGCATTGTCGCCCCGTCGTCCACCAGGTCAAGTgtcgtggcggcgacgacgacggtggtggaggaggaagagggggaggtgtggtCATGCCGGCGGCTGGGGAGACggtgcgggaggcggcggcgctgtgccGGCTGGCGTGCCCGATCGCGCTGACGGCGCTGATGCTCTACTCGCGGTCGGCGCTGTCGATGCTGTTCCTCGGCTCCCTCGGCGACCTCCCGCTGGCGGCGGGCTCGCTCGCCGTCGCGTTCGCCAACATCACCGGCTACTCGGTGCTCTCCGGCTTGTCGCTCGGCATGGACCCGCTCTGCTCCCAGGCGTTCGGCGCGCGGCAGCCGCGCCTGCTCGGCCTCACGCTCTACCGCtccgtcctcttcctcctctgctGCTCCCTCCCGCTCTCCGCGCTCTGGCTCAACATGGCCAagatcctcctcttcctcggccaGGACCGCGACATCACCGCCATGGCGCAGGACtacctcctcttctccctccccgacctcttctccttctccctgATACATCCGTTACGGGTGTACCTCCGCTCGCAAGGGATCACccagccgctcgccgtcgccgcggccgccgccgtggtgttCCACGTGCCGGCGAACTACGTGCTCGTGGGGCGCCTCCGGCTCGGCGCCCCCGgcgtggcggccgcggcgtcggcgtccaacttcgtcctcctcgccgtcctgcTCGCGTACGTCGCGCGGCGGGACGAGGCGCTGAGGGAGGCGGGGGGTCCCACGGCGGAGTGGCTCGCCGGATGGGGCCCGCTCGCGCGGCTCGCCGCGCCGAGCTGCGTGTCGGTGTGCCTCGAGTGGTGGTGGTACGAGGTGATGATCCTGCTGTGCGGCCTCCTGCCGGAGCcgaggccggcggtggcgtcgaTGGGGGTGCTCATGCAGACGACGGCGCTGGTGTACGTGTTCCCGTCGTCGCTGGGGTTCGGCGTGTCGACGCGGGTGGGGAACGAGCTGGGCGCGAACCGCcccgggcgcgcgcgcgccgcggcgcacGTGGCCGTGGCGGGGGCCGCCGCGATGGGGCTCGCCGCCATGGCGTTCGCGACGGGGATGCGGCACGCGTGGGGGCGGCTGttcaccgccgacgccgacatCCTCCGCCTcaccgcggcggcgctcccCGTCGTGGGCCTCTGCGAGCTCGGCAACTGCCCGCAGACCGTCGGCTGCGGCGTGCTCCGCGGGaccgcgcggccggcgcgcgccgcgCACGTCAACCTCGGCGCGTTCTACCTCGTCGGCAtgccggtggcggtggtgctcgCGTTCGGCCTCGGCGTGGGGTTCGTCGGCCTCTGGGTGGGGCTCCTCGCCGCCCAGGTGTGCTGCGCCGGCCTCATGCTCTGCGTCGTCGGCTCCACCGACTGGGAGGCGCAGGCGCGCCGCGCCCaggcgctgacgtcatcggccgccgtctccggcaaggccgacgcggcggagggaggcgggagATGGCCGGAGAAAGGGGAGCATCAGGAGTGGGAGAAGAGGCGGCACGTGGCGTTGATCTCGAGCGAGGAGGCCGATCCCGAGACGGCCGAGGTGCTTTGA